In the Telopea speciosissima isolate NSW1024214 ecotype Mountain lineage chromosome 2, Tspe_v1, whole genome shotgun sequence genome, one interval contains:
- the LOC122652538 gene encoding pseudo histidine-containing phosphotransfer protein 6-like: MLGLGAVRLRADMNRLLSLLFHQGVLDEHFLQLQQLQDETSPNFVSEVVNIYFHESEKLLRNLRGMLSDREFSDYKKMGIHLNQFMGSSSSIGAKRVRNVCVVFRSASEQNNRAGCLRALELLEHEYCYLKNRLHELFQIEQQRVMAAGVWYPMQD; encoded by the exons ATGCTTGGGTTGGGCGCGGTTCGCTTGCGAGCCGATATGAATCGCTTGCTTTCCTtattattccaccagggagTCCTGGATGAGCATTTCTTGCAACTCCAGCAGCTCCAAGACGAGACCTCTCCCAATTTCGTCTCCGAAGTCGTCAACATCTACTTCCATGAGTCTGAAAAGCTCTTAAGGAATCTTAGAGGAATGCT GTCGGATAGAGAATTCTCAGACTATAAGAAGATGGGAATCCATTTGAACCAGTTCATGGGGAGTAGTTCAAGCATTGGAGCCAAGAGGGTCAGAAATGTATGTGTTGTCTTTCGCTCTGCTTCCGAGCAAAACAACAGAGCTGG ATGCTTGAGAGCTTTGGAGTTGTTGGAACATGAATACTGTTATCTGAAGAATAGATTACACGAACTGTTCcaa ATAGAACAGCAACGAGTGATGGCAGCTGGAGTTTGGTATCCCATGCAGGATTGA